The following are encoded together in the Deinococcus soli (ex Cha et al. 2016) genome:
- a CDS encoding AAA family ATPase: MLQSVTLQGFKSFADRTRLEFGPGVSAVIGPNGSGKSNVVEAIRWATHQARARDLRAGRGTELIFHGSGGKAPLGLAEVQLELVTPAGDRVNLARRVYRDGTGEQDLNGRGVRVRDVQGALRGTGLGPGGLAVIGQGEVSGVVQAEGRTLLGYVQEAAGLSRAVTARQETEARLREADTHLDSLRLVLNEREAALERLSRAAQDARTHRDLSGRVLTLEDALKRDRQLTLAREVFAARTEAAGLEARSAALAAEVQAAATAVDAARDAAQEARARRDAYAGALDTLRAARDAAAQAQRYRAHLDAERQTLTAELDALPRTPPEQPAPDLTALDAALTQARAQADAAERRARTLDADLTRARTLAARAAEAAARQDASRETIRAEYERAQGNLTQAREALDAAQDRLTHARAAREAAERAYLGVRDDREAATQHERHLRGELARVNASVAPLRRERDRLEQTLNSYARYGEGARNALRLDHPGIVGSVADLLTVPAEYEVALGAALGRRLEQVVVNRADDAREIIDELKRVGGRATFLPLDLIRARPRRDGALLREDGVIGNLADLCPSDPPLVAESILADTMVVRDLRAANRIARAHASRPRLVTLDGELVEPGGAITGGRARDTGSGVLGDQRRFQELDAELEDADRQSSRLSAELKKVEATLAGSAERHDTLLAARERAAQEEAGAERRVTELGAQTRSLQANHDRLAARLGPDEAEPEPLAPGETLPDVDALTASLQTARESAETHRAQERHAAEALALAQQADAAWRAYRTGRARAGDLRARLDTNATSLTAQDALLDAARAEVTRREAALGTLDENEYARAEYAREKAAQDYANLIGTQNRARARLDDLRLLIARREGSLEPIPDGCLPPGTPREWTAELTRTRAALDALGPVNARAEADHTAETELLDAQRAELHDADAAAQELRAHLGELQAAEEHATRAAFDRVNTAFREYSTELLGGQGDLEPETDDAGILRGLRLAVQPRGKRTRSMTLLSAGERTMAGLGFLFALNHAGGDLTGEGGSAGGLPLAVLDEVDAPLDEANIRRFTAFLGRFSERGAQFLLVTHQKATMEVAHALWGVTTDQTGASRVLSIRQHDDARAG; the protein is encoded by the coding sequence ATGCTTCAGAGCGTCACCCTGCAGGGTTTCAAGAGTTTCGCCGACCGCACCCGCCTGGAGTTCGGGCCCGGCGTCAGCGCCGTCATCGGCCCGAACGGCAGCGGCAAGAGCAACGTTGTGGAGGCCATCCGCTGGGCCACCCACCAGGCCCGCGCGCGGGACCTGCGCGCCGGGCGCGGCACCGAACTGATCTTCCACGGCAGCGGCGGCAAGGCCCCGCTGGGGCTGGCCGAGGTGCAGCTGGAACTCGTGACGCCCGCCGGGGACCGCGTGAACCTCGCGCGGCGCGTGTACCGCGACGGCACCGGCGAGCAGGACCTGAACGGCCGCGGCGTGCGCGTGCGGGACGTGCAGGGCGCGCTGCGGGGCACCGGCCTGGGCCCCGGCGGGCTGGCCGTGATCGGGCAGGGCGAGGTCAGCGGCGTCGTGCAGGCCGAAGGCAGGACCCTGCTGGGCTACGTGCAGGAGGCCGCCGGGCTGTCCCGCGCCGTCACCGCCCGTCAGGAGACCGAGGCGCGGCTGCGCGAGGCCGACACCCACCTGGACTCGCTGCGGCTGGTGCTGAACGAACGCGAGGCCGCGCTGGAAAGACTGTCGCGCGCCGCGCAGGACGCCCGCACCCACCGCGACCTGAGCGGCCGGGTGCTGACGCTGGAGGACGCCCTGAAACGCGACCGGCAGCTCACCCTGGCGCGCGAGGTCTTCGCTGCCCGCACCGAAGCCGCGGGGCTGGAGGCCCGCAGCGCCGCCCTGGCCGCCGAGGTGCAGGCGGCCGCTACTGCTGTGGACGCCGCGCGAGACGCCGCGCAGGAGGCCCGCGCCCGCCGCGACGCGTACGCCGGGGCGCTCGACACGCTGCGCGCCGCCCGCGACGCCGCCGCGCAGGCGCAGCGCTACCGCGCCCACCTGGACGCCGAACGACAGACCCTGACCGCCGAGCTGGACGCGCTGCCCCGCACGCCGCCCGAACAGCCCGCCCCGGACCTGACCGCGCTGGACGCGGCGCTGACGCAGGCGCGCGCGCAGGCGGACGCCGCCGAACGCCGCGCCCGCACCCTGGACGCCGACCTGACCCGCGCCCGCACCCTGGCCGCCCGCGCCGCCGAGGCCGCCGCCCGTCAGGACGCCAGCCGCGAGACCATCCGCGCCGAGTACGAGCGCGCCCAGGGCAACCTGACCCAGGCCCGTGAAGCGCTGGACGCCGCGCAGGACCGCCTCACACACGCCCGCGCCGCCCGTGAAGCCGCCGAGCGCGCCTACCTGGGCGTCCGCGACGACCGCGAGGCCGCCACGCAGCACGAACGGCATCTGCGCGGCGAACTGGCCCGCGTGAACGCCAGCGTCGCCCCGCTGCGGCGCGAACGCGACCGGCTGGAACAGACCCTGAACTCCTACGCCCGCTACGGCGAGGGCGCCCGCAACGCCCTGCGCCTCGACCACCCGGGCATCGTCGGCTCGGTCGCGGACCTGCTGACCGTCCCCGCCGAGTACGAGGTCGCGCTGGGCGCCGCGCTGGGCCGTCGCCTGGAACAGGTCGTCGTGAACCGCGCGGACGACGCCCGTGAGATCATCGACGAACTGAAGCGCGTGGGCGGACGCGCGACGTTCCTGCCGCTGGACCTCATCCGCGCCCGGCCCCGCCGCGACGGCGCGCTGCTGCGCGAGGACGGCGTGATCGGGAACCTCGCGGACCTGTGCCCCAGCGACCCGCCCCTGGTCGCCGAGAGCATCCTGGCCGACACGATGGTCGTCCGCGACCTGCGCGCCGCGAACCGCATCGCCCGCGCGCACGCCAGTCGCCCCCGCCTCGTCACGCTGGACGGCGAACTCGTCGAACCGGGCGGCGCGATCACCGGGGGCCGCGCCCGCGACACCGGCAGCGGCGTCCTGGGCGACCAGCGCCGCTTCCAGGAACTCGACGCGGAACTCGAAGACGCCGACCGGCAGAGCAGCCGCCTGAGTGCCGAACTGAAGAAGGTCGAGGCGACCCTGGCAGGCAGCGCCGAACGGCACGACACGCTGCTCGCCGCCCGCGAACGCGCCGCGCAGGAGGAGGCGGGCGCGGAGCGCCGCGTGACCGAACTGGGCGCGCAGACCCGCAGCCTCCAGGCGAACCATGACCGCCTCGCGGCCCGCCTGGGTCCCGACGAGGCGGAACCCGAACCCCTGGCCCCCGGCGAGACCCTGCCGGACGTGGACGCCCTGACCGCCAGCCTCCAGACCGCCCGGGAGAGTGCCGAGACGCACCGCGCGCAGGAACGCCACGCGGCCGAGGCGCTGGCCCTGGCGCAGCAGGCGGACGCCGCGTGGCGCGCCTACCGCACCGGCCGCGCCCGCGCCGGGGACCTGCGCGCCCGTCTGGACACCAACGCCACCTCGCTGACTGCCCAGGATGCCCTGCTGGACGCCGCCCGCGCCGAGGTGACCCGCCGCGAGGCTGCTCTGGGCACCCTCGACGAGAACGAGTACGCCCGCGCCGAGTACGCCCGCGAGAAGGCCGCGCAGGACTACGCGAACCTCATCGGCACGCAGAACAGGGCCCGCGCCCGCCTGGACGACCTGCGCCTCCTGATCGCCCGGCGCGAGGGCAGCCTGGAACCCATCCCCGACGGCTGCCTCCCGCCCGGCACGCCCCGCGAGTGGACGGCCGAACTGACCCGCACCCGCGCCGCGCTGGACGCCCTGGGCCCCGTGAACGCCCGCGCCGAGGCCGACCACACCGCCGAGACCGAACTGCTGGATGCCCAGCGCGCCGAACTGCACGACGCGGACGCCGCCGCGCAGGAACTCCGCGCGCACCTGGGTGAACTCCAGGCGGCCGAGGAACACGCCACCCGCGCCGCCTTCGACCGCGTGAACACCGCCTTCCGCGAGTACAGCACCGAACTCCTGGGCGGGCAGGGCGACCTGGAACCCGAAACCGACGACGCGGGCATCCTGCGCGGCCTGCGCCTGGCCGTGCAGCCGCGCGGGAAACGCACCCGCTCCATGACCCTCCTGTCCGCCGGGGAACGCACCATGGCGGGCCTGGGCTTCCTGTTCGCCCTGAACCACGCCGGGGGCGATCTGACCGGGGAGGGGGGCAGCGCCGGGGGCCTCCCCCTGGCCGTCCTGGACGAGGTGGACGCCCCGCTGGACGAGGCGAACATCCGCCGCTTCACCGCGTTCCTGGGGCGCTTCAGCGAACGCGGCGCGCAGTTCCTGCTCGTCACGCACCAGAAAGCCACCATGGAAGTCGCGCACGCCCTGTGGGGCGTCACCACCGACCAGACCGGCGCCAGCCGCGTCCTGAGCATCCGCCAGCACGACGACGCCCGCGCCGGGTAA